One Streptomyces sp. NBC_01237 genomic region harbors:
- a CDS encoding bifunctional metallophosphatase/5'-nucleotidase has product MPLNRRTFLGRSAAAGAGVAMAGGAVVGSAGAAGAEGRHGHGHGRPAKRYSFTVMGTTDLHGNVFNWDYFTDKEFDDAAHNDVGLAKISTLVDQVRKEKGRRNTLLIDAGDTIQGTQLSYYYAKIDPITARRGPVHPMAQAMNAIGYDAAALGNHEFNYGIPVLRKFEEQCDFPLLGANALDAKTLRPAFAPYVIKRLRTPHGRDVRVAVLGLTNPGIAIWDKANVGGKMVFPGLEEQAAKWVPKLRSMGADVVIVSAHSGSSGTSSYGDQLPYVENAAGLVAEQVPGIDAILVGHAHLEIPEHFVTNKATGKQVVLSEPAKWGQRLTLFDFDLVWKKGRWTVERAGAQVLNSNAVAEDRKVTSLLRDEHRKVVAYVNQVIGTSVVAMSTAAAPWKDEPIIDLINQVQAETVKAALAGGEYAALPVLSQASCFSRTAAIPAGEVTIRDAAGLYPFENTLEARLLTGAQLKDYLEYSAKYYVQTAAGAPVDTSKLTNADNTPDYNYDAVSGVTYDIDIAKPVGSRIVGLSFEGKAIDPAAQFVFAVNNYRASGGGNFPHVPGAKQLWANSDEIRNTIIGWVQAKGSVDPAAFASVGWRLTRDGVPVF; this is encoded by the coding sequence ATGCCGTTGAACCGTAGGACGTTTCTGGGCCGTTCGGCTGCTGCCGGTGCGGGTGTGGCGATGGCCGGCGGGGCTGTCGTGGGATCTGCCGGGGCTGCGGGGGCGGAGGGCCGGCACGGTCATGGCCACGGCCGTCCGGCGAAGCGGTATTCGTTCACGGTGATGGGCACGACGGATCTGCACGGCAATGTTTTCAACTGGGACTACTTCACGGACAAGGAGTTCGACGACGCGGCGCACAACGATGTGGGCCTGGCGAAGATCTCCACGCTCGTGGATCAGGTGCGGAAGGAGAAGGGCCGCCGCAATACGCTGCTGATCGATGCGGGTGACACGATCCAGGGCACCCAGTTGTCGTACTACTACGCGAAGATCGATCCGATCACGGCGAGGCGTGGTCCGGTTCATCCGATGGCGCAGGCGATGAACGCGATCGGGTACGACGCGGCCGCGCTGGGGAACCATGAGTTCAATTACGGTATTCCGGTGCTGCGGAAGTTCGAGGAGCAGTGTGATTTCCCGCTGCTCGGTGCGAATGCGCTGGATGCGAAGACGTTGCGGCCGGCGTTCGCCCCGTATGTGATCAAGCGGCTGCGTACTCCGCACGGTCGTGATGTGCGGGTGGCGGTGCTGGGGTTGACGAATCCGGGTATCGCGATCTGGGACAAGGCGAATGTGGGCGGGAAGATGGTGTTCCCGGGTCTTGAGGAGCAGGCGGCGAAGTGGGTGCCGAAGCTGCGGTCGATGGGCGCGGATGTGGTGATCGTGTCGGCGCATTCGGGTTCGTCGGGTACGTCGTCGTACGGTGACCAGCTGCCGTATGTGGAGAATGCGGCGGGTCTGGTGGCGGAGCAGGTGCCGGGAATCGATGCGATTCTGGTCGGGCATGCCCATCTGGAGATTCCTGAGCATTTTGTGACGAACAAGGCGACGGGCAAGCAGGTTGTTCTGTCGGAGCCGGCGAAGTGGGGGCAGCGGCTGACGCTGTTCGACTTCGATCTGGTGTGGAAGAAGGGGCGCTGGACGGTCGAGAGGGCCGGGGCGCAGGTGCTGAACTCGAATGCGGTGGCGGAGGACCGGAAGGTGACGTCGCTGCTGCGGGACGAGCACCGGAAGGTGGTGGCCTATGTGAATCAGGTCATCGGTACGTCGGTGGTGGCGATGTCGACGGCGGCGGCGCCGTGGAAGGACGAGCCGATCATCGATCTGATCAATCAGGTTCAGGCGGAGACGGTGAAGGCGGCTCTGGCGGGTGGCGAGTACGCGGCGTTGCCGGTGCTGTCGCAGGCGTCGTGCTTCTCTCGGACGGCGGCGATCCCGGCGGGTGAGGTGACGATCCGGGATGCGGCGGGTCTGTATCCGTTCGAGAACACGCTTGAGGCGCGGTTGTTGACGGGTGCGCAGCTCAAGGATTATCTGGAGTATTCGGCGAAGTATTACGTGCAGACGGCGGCCGGTGCTCCGGTGGATACGTCGAAGCTGACGAACGCGGACAACACTCCGGATTACAATTATGACGCGGTGTCGGGTGTGACGTACGACATCGATATCGCGAAGCCGGTGGGTTCGCGGATCGTGGGGCTTTCCTTTGAGGGGAAGGCCATCGATCCGGCGGCGCAGTTTGTGTTTGCGGTGAACAACTACCGGGCGAGTGGCGGGGGCAACTTCCCGCATGTGCCGGGTGCGAAGCAGCTGTGGGCGAATTCGGATGAGATCCGGAACACGATCATCGGCTGGGTTCAGGCGAAGGGGTCGGTGGATCCGGCGGCGTTCGCTTCGGTGGGCTGGCGTTTGACGCGGGATGGTGTGCCGGTGTTCTAG
- a CDS encoding lysine N(6)-hydroxylase/L-ornithine N(5)-oxygenase family protein, which translates to MTDRPALEPDQPHDLVGIGIGPFNLSLAALAHGVPTAPGNPRKLAATFYEQRPAFHWHPGLLLDGASLQVPFLADLVTLADPASPWTFLNYLRTRDRLFPFYFAERFHIQRAEYDAYCRWVSEQLPGLHFSHQVDAVRWNPDRALFEVDFTQLDTDGEAEALGRAYTRHIALGVGTEPFVPEPLKPLAEAASVPVIHSAEYLQHREQLLKAEHITVIGSGQSGAEIFLDLLRARPAGAEKIHWLARTQAFAPMEYSKLGLEHFTPDYSRYFHALPESARDELVPRQWQLHKGIDADTIAAIHDELYRRTLHGGWPDATLTPGVSVRTAGRVGTSRVELHLEHTQQATRTRLTTDAVILATGYRERPLDGLLNSLDPYLRRDSSHRPRVDDQYRLVLDRTVTGHVYVQNAERHTHGVGAPDLGLAAWRSATILNSLTGAEPYPLPQRTAFTTFGLTPQPTPRIPAQGPALIRLTQSN; encoded by the coding sequence ATGACCGACCGGCCCGCCCTCGAACCCGACCAGCCACACGACCTCGTCGGCATCGGCATCGGCCCCTTCAACCTCTCCCTCGCCGCCCTCGCCCACGGCGTCCCCACCGCCCCCGGAAACCCCCGGAAACTCGCCGCGACCTTCTACGAACAACGCCCCGCCTTCCACTGGCACCCCGGCCTCCTCCTCGACGGCGCCAGCCTCCAAGTCCCCTTCCTCGCCGACCTCGTCACCCTCGCCGACCCGGCCAGCCCCTGGACCTTCCTCAACTACCTACGCACCCGCGACCGGCTCTTCCCCTTCTACTTCGCCGAGCGCTTCCACATCCAACGCGCCGAGTACGACGCCTACTGCCGCTGGGTCAGCGAGCAACTCCCCGGACTCCACTTCAGCCACCAGGTCGACGCCGTCCGCTGGAACCCCGACCGCGCCCTCTTCGAAGTCGACTTCACCCAGCTCGACACCGACGGCGAAGCCGAAGCACTCGGCCGCGCCTACACCCGCCACATCGCCCTCGGTGTCGGCACCGAACCCTTCGTCCCCGAACCCCTGAAACCCCTCGCCGAAGCCGCGTCGGTCCCCGTCATCCACTCCGCCGAATACCTCCAGCACCGCGAACAACTCCTCAAAGCCGAACACATCACCGTCATCGGCTCAGGACAGTCCGGCGCCGAGATCTTTCTCGACCTCCTCCGCGCCCGCCCCGCAGGAGCCGAAAAGATCCACTGGCTCGCCCGCACCCAGGCATTCGCCCCCATGGAGTACTCGAAACTCGGCCTCGAACACTTCACCCCCGACTACAGCCGCTACTTCCACGCACTCCCCGAATCCGCCCGCGACGAACTCGTCCCCCGCCAATGGCAGCTCCACAAAGGCATCGACGCCGACACCATCGCCGCCATCCACGACGAGCTCTACCGGCGCACCCTCCACGGCGGCTGGCCCGACGCCACCCTCACCCCCGGAGTCTCCGTACGCACCGCAGGCCGCGTCGGCACCTCCCGCGTCGAACTCCACCTCGAACACACCCAGCAAGCCACCCGCACCCGCCTCACCACCGACGCCGTCATCCTCGCCACCGGCTACCGCGAACGCCCCCTCGACGGCCTCCTCAACAGCCTCGACCCCTACCTCCGCCGCGACTCCTCGCACCGCCCCCGCGTCGACGACCAGTACCGCCTCGTCCTCGACCGCACCGTCACCGGACACGTCTACGTACAGAACGCCGAACGTCACACCCACGGAGTCGGCGCCCCCGACCTCGGACTCGCCGCCTGGCGCAGCGCCACCATCCTCAACAGCCTCACCGGCGCCGAGCCCTACCCCCTCCCGCAACGCACCGCCTTCACCACCTTCGGCCTCACCCCCCAGCCCACCCCCAGAATCCCCGCACAGGGCCCTGCCCTCATCCGCCTCACACAAAGCAACTGA
- a CDS encoding pyridoxal phosphate-dependent decarboxylase family protein encodes MSTPPLAGGTAGPTALRPLLDTVLTALHDGATRRNGPLPAGGPDTVTSRTRTAAHPLIPDHGTGPHQALSTLITALAEGAADPAHPHCAAHLHTPPLALAAAADLAASALNPSMDSWDQAPAASALEADLTTALATEIYPHATSPDAVITTGGTEANQLALLLARERHGPVQTICAANAHHSITRATWLLGLPEPVVIPAPTGVMDLAALDTALTQLHRPLLVVATAGTTDTGEIDPLDHIADLCTTHGAELHIDAAYGGPLLFSPTHRHTVHGLDRAHSVTLDLHKLGWQPASAGILAVPDRHHLTPLHHHAPYLNADDDTDAGLPDLLGRSLRTTRRPDALKIAVTLQALGRDGLADLIDRTLAAAHRLADIVTKHPALDLYDRPTISTVLFRPTHAPDATVAAIRRTLLNRGHAVLGRAHADDRLWLKATLLNPHTTPEDLHALIDLVDTTTHDLTTTPKPHRTEGDTPR; translated from the coding sequence ATGTCCACCCCACCCCTCGCCGGAGGCACCGCAGGCCCCACCGCCCTGCGCCCCCTCCTCGACACCGTCCTCACCGCCCTGCACGACGGAGCCACCCGCCGAAACGGCCCCCTCCCCGCAGGCGGACCCGACACCGTCACCTCCCGCACCCGCACCGCCGCCCACCCCCTCATCCCCGATCACGGCACCGGCCCCCACCAGGCCCTCAGCACCCTGATCACCGCCCTCGCCGAAGGCGCCGCAGACCCCGCCCACCCCCACTGCGCCGCCCACCTCCACACCCCGCCCCTCGCCCTCGCCGCGGCCGCCGACCTCGCCGCCAGCGCCCTCAACCCCTCCATGGACTCCTGGGACCAGGCACCCGCCGCCTCCGCCCTCGAAGCCGACCTCACCACCGCACTCGCCACCGAGATCTACCCCCACGCCACCTCACCCGACGCCGTCATCACCACCGGCGGCACCGAAGCCAACCAACTCGCCCTCCTCCTCGCCCGCGAACGCCACGGCCCCGTCCAGACCATCTGCGCCGCCAACGCCCACCACAGCATCACCCGCGCCACCTGGCTCCTCGGCCTCCCCGAACCCGTCGTCATCCCCGCCCCCACCGGCGTCATGGACCTCGCCGCCCTCGACACCGCCCTCACCCAACTCCACCGCCCCCTCCTCGTCGTCGCCACCGCAGGCACCACCGACACCGGAGAGATCGACCCCCTCGACCACATCGCCGACCTCTGCACCACCCACGGCGCCGAACTCCACATCGACGCCGCATACGGCGGCCCACTCCTCTTCAGCCCCACCCACCGACACACCGTCCACGGTCTCGACCGCGCCCACAGCGTCACCCTCGACCTCCACAAACTCGGCTGGCAACCCGCCTCCGCCGGCATCCTCGCCGTCCCCGACCGCCACCACCTCACCCCCCTCCACCACCACGCCCCCTACCTCAACGCCGACGACGACACCGACGCCGGCCTCCCCGACCTCCTCGGCCGCTCCCTCCGCACCACCCGACGCCCCGACGCCCTCAAGATCGCCGTCACCCTCCAGGCCCTCGGACGCGACGGACTCGCCGACCTCATCGACCGCACCCTCGCCGCAGCCCACCGACTCGCCGACATCGTCACCAAACACCCCGCCCTCGACCTCTACGACCGGCCCACCATCAGCACCGTCCTCTTCCGCCCCACCCACGCACCCGACGCCACCGTCGCCGCCATCCGCCGCACCCTCCTCAACCGCGGCCACGCCGTCCTCGGCCGCGCCCACGCCGACGACCGCCTCTGGCTCAAGGCCACCCTCCTCAACCCCCACACCACCCCCGAAGACCTCCACGCACTCATCGACCTCGTCGACACCACCACCCACGACCTCACCACCACCCCCAAGCCCCACCGCACAGAAGGCGACACCCCTCGATGA
- the pepN gene encoding aminopeptidase N: MSVLTRDEAQTRAQILDVHRYTVDLDLTAGEQTFGSRTVIHFTAHAAGDTFVEVKPATLRSLSLDGQPLDPALLTENRYPLTGLTAGPHELHVDATMRYSRTGEGMHRFTDPTDGETYVYTQLFMEDVQRVFAAFDQPDLKSVFQFNVTAPTAWTVLGNGIAEQTEEGRWTIAATPLISTYLVAVAAGPWHSVTTEHAGLPFGIHCRRSLAPHLDTDADEIFDITRACYDRYHEKFDEPYPFDSYDQAFVPEFNSGAMENPGLVTFRDEFIYRSAVTDTERQTRAMVIAHEMAHMWFGDLVTLAWWDDIWLNESFAEYMGYQTLTEATGFTDTWTDFGVARKGWGYDADQRPSTHPVAPDPDAVPDTASALLNFDGISYAKGASALRQLVAWLGEKDFLAGINTHFARHKFANATLADFIDNLASATDRDVHAWAEQWLRTSGIDTLTADVTETDAAWSLTVDRDGSRPHRITVGTYDHALNTEGGPGHLARRDRFELDIPTGAAITLPGRRPDLVVLNDGDFTYAKVRLDTASWDTVLAHLSGVPDALTRAVIWNTARDMVRDGELDPTTYLTTARTHLPHETDLALVQGVLGFAATHIAPRYLTPDERPAALATLTALCRDLIRRTEDGTNPGLRLTAVRHLIDAATQPDTIQDWLTGGTVHGGPELDPELRWRILTRLAVLGATDEAAIAAELAQDPSATGQEGAARCRAALPTPEAKATAWHALFSDDTLSNYLFTATAQGFWQPEQADLVKDYVPRYYSDATALAVRRGPAIAEAAGRYAFPAYAIDTDNLDLGTHALDDEALTPALRRKLIDQLDDLRRALAVREAH; this comes from the coding sequence ATGTCCGTACTGACGCGCGACGAAGCGCAGACCCGAGCCCAGATCCTCGACGTACACCGCTATACGGTCGACCTCGATCTCACCGCGGGAGAGCAGACCTTCGGCTCCCGCACCGTCATCCACTTCACCGCCCACGCGGCCGGAGACACCTTCGTCGAGGTCAAGCCCGCCACCCTGCGCTCGCTCAGCCTCGACGGACAACCCCTGGACCCGGCCCTCCTCACCGAGAACCGCTACCCCCTCACCGGCCTCACCGCCGGCCCCCACGAACTCCACGTCGACGCCACCATGCGCTACTCCCGCACCGGCGAAGGCATGCACCGCTTCACCGACCCGACCGACGGCGAGACCTACGTCTACACCCAGCTCTTCATGGAGGACGTCCAGCGCGTCTTCGCCGCGTTCGACCAGCCCGACCTCAAATCCGTCTTCCAGTTCAACGTCACCGCCCCCACCGCCTGGACCGTCCTCGGCAACGGCATCGCCGAACAGACGGAAGAGGGCCGCTGGACGATCGCCGCCACCCCCCTCATCTCCACCTACCTCGTCGCCGTCGCCGCCGGCCCCTGGCACTCCGTCACCACCGAACACGCCGGACTGCCCTTCGGCATCCACTGCCGCCGCTCCCTCGCGCCCCACCTCGACACCGACGCCGACGAGATCTTCGACATCACCCGCGCCTGCTACGACCGCTACCACGAGAAGTTCGACGAGCCCTACCCCTTCGACTCCTACGACCAGGCATTCGTCCCCGAGTTCAACTCGGGCGCCATGGAGAACCCCGGCCTCGTCACCTTCCGCGACGAATTCATCTACCGCTCGGCCGTCACCGACACCGAACGCCAGACCCGCGCCATGGTCATCGCCCACGAAATGGCCCACATGTGGTTCGGTGACCTCGTCACCCTCGCCTGGTGGGACGACATCTGGCTCAACGAGTCCTTCGCCGAATACATGGGCTACCAGACCCTCACCGAGGCCACCGGCTTCACCGACACCTGGACCGACTTCGGCGTCGCCCGCAAGGGATGGGGATACGACGCCGACCAGCGCCCCTCCACCCACCCCGTCGCACCCGACCCCGACGCCGTCCCCGACACCGCCTCCGCCCTCCTCAACTTCGACGGCATCAGCTACGCGAAGGGCGCCTCCGCGCTGCGCCAACTCGTCGCCTGGCTCGGCGAGAAGGACTTCCTCGCCGGAATCAACACCCACTTCGCCCGGCACAAGTTCGCCAACGCCACGCTCGCCGACTTCATCGACAACCTCGCCTCCGCGACCGACCGCGACGTCCACGCCTGGGCCGAACAGTGGCTGCGCACCTCCGGCATCGACACCCTCACCGCCGACGTCACCGAAACCGACGCCGCCTGGTCCCTCACCGTCGACCGCGACGGCAGCCGCCCCCACCGCATCACCGTCGGCACCTACGACCACGCCCTGAACACCGAGGGCGGACCCGGCCACCTCGCCCGGCGCGACCGCTTCGAACTCGACATCCCCACCGGCGCCGCCATCACCCTCCCCGGCCGGCGCCCCGACCTCGTCGTCCTCAACGACGGCGACTTCACCTACGCCAAGGTCCGCCTCGACACCGCCTCCTGGGACACCGTCCTGGCCCACCTCTCCGGCGTCCCCGACGCCCTCACCCGCGCCGTCATCTGGAACACCGCCCGCGACATGGTCCGCGACGGCGAACTGGACCCCACCACCTACCTCACCACCGCCCGCACCCACCTCCCGCACGAAACCGACCTCGCCCTCGTCCAAGGCGTCCTCGGCTTCGCCGCCACCCACATCGCCCCCCGCTACCTCACCCCCGACGAACGGCCGGCCGCCCTCGCCACCCTCACCGCCCTCTGCCGCGACCTCATCCGCCGCACCGAGGACGGAACCAATCCCGGACTGCGTCTGACCGCCGTACGCCACCTCATCGACGCGGCCACCCAGCCCGACACCATCCAGGACTGGCTCACCGGCGGAACCGTCCACGGCGGCCCCGAACTCGACCCCGAACTCCGCTGGCGCATCCTCACCCGACTCGCCGTCCTCGGAGCCACCGACGAGGCCGCCATCGCCGCCGAACTCGCCCAGGACCCCAGCGCCACCGGCCAGGAAGGCGCCGCCCGCTGCCGCGCCGCCCTGCCCACCCCCGAGGCCAAAGCCACCGCCTGGCACGCCCTGTTCAGCGACGACACCCTGTCCAACTACCTCTTCACCGCCACCGCCCAGGGCTTCTGGCAGCCCGAACAGGCCGACCTCGTGAAGGACTACGTACCCCGCTACTACTCCGACGCGACCGCACTCGCCGTACGCCGCGGACCCGCCATCGCCGAAGCCGCCGGACGCTACGCGTTCCCCGCGTACGCCATCGACACCGACAACCTCGACCTCGGCACCCACGCCCTGGACGACGAAGCCCTCACCCCGGCCCTGCGCCGCAAACTGATCGACCAGCTCGACGACCTGCGCCGCGCCCTCGCCGTACGCGAAGCCCACTGA
- a CDS encoding chorismate mutase: MTTSNIDESVRTELNRLRDSIDNIDAAVIHMLAERFKCTQQVGHLKAEHKLPPADPARESRQIARLRQLAESARLDPAFAEKLLNFVVAEVIHHHERIAEESESGVARAPGGCGNGNDRAGGADGPAAGDDTAGRS, translated from the coding sequence ATGACCACGAGCAACATCGACGAGTCCGTACGCACGGAACTGAACCGGCTGCGCGACAGCATCGACAACATCGACGCCGCTGTCATTCACATGCTCGCCGAGCGCTTCAAGTGCACCCAGCAGGTCGGCCACCTCAAGGCCGAGCACAAGCTCCCGCCCGCCGACCCGGCCCGCGAGAGCCGCCAGATCGCCCGCCTGCGGCAACTCGCGGAGAGCGCCCGGCTCGACCCGGCGTTCGCGGAGAAGCTGCTGAACTTCGTCGTCGCGGAGGTCATCCACCACCACGAACGCATCGCGGAGGAATCGGAGAGCGGCGTCGCACGGGCCCCCGGGGGCTGCGGCAACGGGAACGACAGGGCGGGCGGCGCCGACGGGCCGGCCGCGGGGGACGATACGGCCGGACGGAGCTGA
- a CDS encoding helix-turn-helix domain-containing protein: protein MYHTWMRFFTPSPLHHRLGLVCLGVGLQHGALPTVGPRTLDHHVAVIINSGSGWFSGPDGRRTPVTGPSLIWLTPGTPHHYGADPHTGWDESFVDFTGPATTTYTELGYIEPDRPLVALSDTAGPRAAIGRMVRAARRGNPLLEVETGAAVHELLVSLRRARADIGPDGDPVLHALARDAFQPLSVAGHAARHGMTPAELRTAVRRGAGCSPKDYLLGIRLGRAKELLASTDLPVAAVARRVGYDDPAYFSRLFARRVGTAPVRFREQQGRSVPGGWSDQVPDPEHPPTISN from the coding sequence ATGTACCACACCTGGATGCGCTTCTTCACTCCCAGCCCGCTCCACCACCGCCTCGGCCTCGTCTGCCTCGGCGTCGGCCTCCAGCACGGCGCCCTGCCCACCGTCGGCCCCCGCACCCTCGACCACCACGTCGCCGTGATCATCAACTCCGGCAGCGGCTGGTTCAGCGGACCCGACGGCCGCCGCACCCCCGTCACCGGCCCCAGCCTGATCTGGCTGACCCCCGGCACCCCCCATCACTACGGCGCCGACCCGCACACCGGCTGGGACGAGAGCTTCGTCGACTTCACCGGACCCGCCACCACCACGTACACCGAACTCGGCTACATCGAACCCGACCGCCCCCTCGTCGCCCTCTCCGACACCGCGGGCCCGCGCGCCGCCATCGGGCGCATGGTGCGCGCCGCCCGCCGCGGCAACCCCCTCCTCGAAGTCGAGACCGGCGCCGCCGTCCACGAACTGCTCGTCTCCCTGCGCCGCGCCCGCGCCGACATCGGCCCCGACGGCGACCCCGTACTCCACGCCCTGGCACGCGACGCCTTCCAGCCGCTCTCCGTCGCCGGACACGCCGCCCGCCACGGCATGACCCCCGCGGAACTGCGCACCGCCGTACGCCGCGGTGCCGGCTGCAGTCCCAAGGACTACCTGCTCGGCATCCGCCTGGGCCGCGCCAAGGAACTCCTCGCCAGCACCGATCTGCCGGTCGCCGCCGTCGCCCGCCGCGTCGGCTACGACGACCCGGCCTACTTCTCCCGGCTCTTCGCACGCCGCGTCGGCACCGCCCCCGTCCGCTTCCGCGAACAGCAGGGCCGCAGCGTGCCCGGCGGCTGGAGCGACCAGGTACCCGACCCGGAGCACCCGCCCACGATCAGCAACTGA
- a CDS encoding glycoside hydrolase family 35 protein has product MADFTVGDDHFRLDGKPVRLLSGALHYFRVHEEQWDHRLSMLRAMGLNCVETYVPWNLHEPSPGRFRDVAALGRFLDAAQRAGLLAIVRPGPYICAEWENGGLPVWVTGRFGRRVRTRDAEYLASVERWFRELLPQVVGRQVTRGGPVIMVQAENEYGSYGTDSVYLEWLAGLLRQCGVTVPLFTSDGPEDHMLTGGSVRGLLATANFGSGARAGFEVLRRHQPKGPLMCMEFWCGWFEHWGAEPVVRDPAGAADALREILECGASVNIYMAHGGTNFAGWAGANRSGPLQDQELQPTVTSYDYDAPVDEYGRATEKFWLFRKVLAEYADGPLPELPPEPVGLRGRVRAALTEWAPLSAVLEALGDPETPESGVPPTFEELGVDRGLVRYRVGVPGPRMPYTLGVSGLRDRASVYVDGVLAGVLTEEHATLDEPVAGPAEVELWVESLGRVNYGPRLGEPKGITGGVLHERQYLHGVRARGLRLDAFASAEAVAAVPFTAVGAGADAGTDAGTEVPFTGTGAGAGTEAPGAGAGTEVPGAGAGTEAPGAGRTGLFRGAFEVTDAVGTGHAGLELPGWTRGFVWVNGFCLGRYWSAGPQETLYVPGPVLREGTNEVWVLELEGAGGPCVELGPGVPVRTGTPGGVQP; this is encoded by the coding sequence ATGGCTGACTTCACCGTGGGGGACGACCACTTCCGGCTCGACGGAAAGCCCGTACGGCTGCTGTCGGGGGCTCTGCACTACTTCCGGGTCCACGAGGAGCAGTGGGATCACCGGCTGTCGATGCTGCGGGCCATGGGTCTGAACTGTGTCGAGACGTATGTGCCGTGGAATCTCCATGAGCCCTCGCCGGGGCGGTTCCGGGATGTGGCGGCGTTGGGCCGTTTCCTGGACGCGGCGCAGCGGGCGGGGCTGCTGGCGATCGTGCGGCCGGGTCCGTACATCTGCGCCGAGTGGGAGAACGGCGGCCTGCCGGTCTGGGTGACGGGGCGGTTCGGGCGGCGGGTGCGGACGCGGGACGCGGAGTACCTGGCGTCGGTGGAGCGCTGGTTCCGGGAGCTGCTTCCGCAGGTGGTGGGGCGGCAGGTCACACGGGGCGGTCCGGTGATCATGGTGCAGGCGGAGAACGAGTACGGGAGCTACGGCACGGACTCGGTGTATCTGGAGTGGTTGGCGGGGCTGCTGCGGCAGTGCGGGGTGACGGTGCCGCTGTTCACGTCGGACGGGCCCGAGGATCACATGCTGACGGGTGGTTCGGTGCGCGGTCTGCTGGCGACGGCGAACTTCGGGTCGGGGGCGCGTGCGGGGTTCGAGGTGCTGCGCCGCCATCAGCCGAAGGGGCCGCTGATGTGCATGGAGTTCTGGTGCGGCTGGTTCGAGCACTGGGGTGCCGAGCCTGTCGTACGGGATCCGGCGGGGGCGGCGGACGCGTTGCGGGAGATCCTGGAGTGCGGGGCGTCGGTGAACATCTACATGGCGCACGGCGGGACGAACTTCGCGGGCTGGGCGGGGGCGAATCGTTCCGGTCCGCTTCAGGACCAGGAGCTTCAGCCGACGGTGACGTCGTACGACTACGACGCGCCGGTCGATGAGTACGGGCGCGCCACGGAGAAGTTCTGGCTGTTCCGGAAGGTGCTGGCCGAGTACGCGGACGGTCCGCTTCCGGAGTTGCCGCCGGAACCGGTGGGGCTTCGGGGCCGGGTGCGGGCCGCGTTGACGGAGTGGGCGCCGCTGTCGGCGGTGCTGGAGGCGCTGGGTGATCCGGAGACGCCGGAGTCCGGTGTGCCGCCGACGTTCGAGGAGCTGGGCGTGGATCGTGGCCTGGTTCGCTACCGGGTCGGGGTGCCGGGGCCGCGGATGCCGTACACGCTGGGGGTTTCGGGGCTGCGGGACCGGGCGTCGGTGTACGTGGACGGGGTCCTGGCCGGGGTGCTGACCGAGGAGCACGCCACGCTGGACGAGCCGGTCGCGGGTCCTGCGGAGGTCGAGCTGTGGGTGGAGTCGCTGGGCCGGGTCAATTACGGGCCGCGGCTGGGTGAGCCGAAGGGCATCACGGGCGGGGTGCTGCACGAACGGCAGTATCTGCACGGGGTACGGGCACGGGGCCTGCGCCTGGACGCCTTCGCCTCGGCGGAGGCGGTGGCGGCGGTTCCGTTCACGGCTGTCGGGGCGGGTGCCGATGCCGGTACGGATGCCGGTACGGAAGTGCCGTTCACGGGTACGGGTGCGGGTGCCGGTACCGAGGCACCGGGCGCGGGTGCCGGCACTGAGGTACCGGGTGCGGGTGCCGGTACCGAGGCACCGGGCGCGGGGCGGACGGGGTTGTTCCGGGGGGCGTTCGAGGTGACGGACGCCGTCGGCACCGGTCACGCCGGGCTGGAGCTGCCGGGCTGGACGCGCGGCTTCGTGTGGGTGAACGGCTTCTGCCTGGGCCGGTACTGGTCGGCGGGTCCGCAGGAGACGCTGTACGTGCCCGGACCCGTGCTCCGCGAGGGCACCAACGAGGTGTG